The following coding sequences are from one Microcoleus sp. FACHB-831 window:
- a CDS encoding pentapeptide repeat-containing protein, with translation MLGSNLSGANLSNANLRGTDLSGADFIDADLRGTDFTGAILSGADMNGADCLGAEMANVILVATSLRGAKNCPGGMMGAFFCKTILPDGDFVQGPDWYE, from the coding sequence ATGCTTGGTAGCAATCTGAGTGGTGCCAATCTCAGTAATGCCAACTTGAGAGGGACTGACCTGAGTGGTGCCGATTTCATAGATGCCGATCTTAGGGGTACCGATTTCACGGGGGCTATCCTGAGTGGTGCTGACATGAACGGTGCTGATTGTTTGGGAGCCGAAATGGCTAATGTCATTCTGGTAGCGACCAGTCTCAGAGGTGCTAAAAATTGTCCGGGTGGGATGATGGGAGCTTTCTTTTGTAAAACCATTCTCCCTGACGGGGATTTTGTGCAGGGACCCGACTGGTATGAGTGA
- a CDS encoding pentapeptide repeat-containing protein, with the protein MDAKELLRRYAAGERNFARIKFSSQSLCEADLSGINLSGADLGALDLSRANLSNANLSRAKRCLVAI; encoded by the coding sequence ATGGACGCTAAAGAATTGCTCAGACGTTACGCTGCTGGCGAGAGGAATTTTGCTCGAATTAAGTTCTCTAGTCAGTCGCTGTGTGAGGCTGACTTGAGTGGAATCAACTTGAGTGGCGCTGATCTTGGCGCTCTCGATTTGAGTCGTGCCAATCTTAGTAATGCCAACTTGAGTCGTGCCAAGAGATGCTTGGTAGCAATCTGA
- a CDS encoding class I SAM-dependent methyltransferase, whose amino-acid sequence MTYSTLPPGIRGILSEILSGVPLKICIECWGTDKISLNSDLDDHLPRITIKIHHPGVFRELILTQDPLVLAEAYLKGFADYIGDFDDLMLLENLSYSDIKHSQAIKAGVEAMALPALPVPFDENLPWHKLQFGTKERDKAVIQHHYDAGNDFYRLWLDPLLLYSCAYFEHEQMSLKEAQEAKLDRICRKLRLQPGEYLLDIGCGWGALLRWAVTRYGVKGYGITLSQEQLAFNQEIIDQEGLGEHLKVELLDYRDLPQKATFDKIVSIGMVEHVGVKNYPIYFEKALSALKPGGLFLNHGMTAIGHSEGSSLNERFIARYIFPDGKLSTLSTNLAAAEEVGWEIVDVDGWRSHYGKTFRCWAANLEAAMEQAIALIGEPKARLWRLYLTGFAQAFEQNHLAIYQVLLRRRLDREWKLPLTRKNWLD is encoded by the coding sequence ATGACATACTCTACTCTCCCTCCCGGCATCCGAGGTATCCTTAGTGAAATACTGTCTGGAGTACCGCTCAAAATCTGCATTGAATGCTGGGGTACAGACAAAATATCACTCAATAGCGATCTTGACGACCATCTACCTAGAATTACTATAAAAATTCATCATCCCGGAGTATTCCGGGAGCTAATTCTCACTCAAGATCCTTTAGTTCTAGCTGAAGCCTATCTTAAGGGCTTTGCAGACTATATAGGCGACTTTGACGACTTAATGCTGTTAGAGAATCTTTCCTATTCAGACATAAAACATAGCCAAGCAATAAAGGCTGGGGTTGAGGCTATGGCTTTACCCGCTTTGCCCGTACCCTTTGACGAAAATTTACCTTGGCATAAACTTCAATTCGGTACGAAAGAGCGCGACAAAGCAGTTATTCAACATCACTATGATGCTGGCAATGATTTTTACCGCCTCTGGCTCGATCCTCTACTTCTCTACTCTTGTGCCTATTTTGAACATGAACAAATGAGCCTCAAGGAAGCTCAAGAAGCAAAACTCGATCGCATCTGTCGTAAACTCAGACTGCAACCAGGCGAATACTTACTGGACATAGGCTGTGGCTGGGGTGCGTTGTTGCGTTGGGCTGTCACTCGTTATGGAGTAAAGGGTTATGGGATTACTCTTAGCCAAGAGCAGTTAGCTTTTAACCAAGAAATAATTGACCAAGAAGGTTTGGGCGAACATCTGAAAGTCGAGCTTTTAGACTATCGAGATCTACCCCAAAAAGCAACCTTCGATAAAATTGTTTCTATTGGTATGGTTGAACACGTAGGAGTGAAAAATTATCCTATATATTTCGAGAAGGCATTATCTGCATTGAAGCCTGGTGGCTTGTTCTTGAATCACGGTATGACGGCGATCGGACACTCGGAGGGTTCTAGTTTAAACGAGCGTTTTATTGCACGTTATATTTTCCCTGATGGAAAATTGTCTACTTTGTCTACTAATCTAGCTGCCGCAGAGGAAGTGGGATGGGAAATTGTCGATGTTGATGGATGGCGATCGCACTACGGCAAAACATTTAGATGTTGGGCTGCTAATCTAGAAGCAGCGATGGAACAAGCGATCGCCTTAATCGGCGAACCGAAAGCAAGATTGTGGCGGCTTTATCTAACAGGTTTTGCCCAAGCCTTTGAACAGAACCACCTAGCTATTTATCAAGTATTATTGCGACGGCGGCTTGATAGGGAGTGGAAACTGCCCCTTACGCGCAAAAATTGGTTAGATTAA